From a single Miscanthus floridulus cultivar M001 chromosome 8, ASM1932011v1, whole genome shotgun sequence genomic region:
- the LOC136472406 gene encoding uncharacterized protein isoform X2 codes for MLGTSVEKHTTVMGHDHMSRIKMHMAEGSFGDRNRCQQPGCNEVVDGRVVYCKTHSGELSCQQFSHLHSGMQSSGLSVPPVNDSQFKGSISIAVPCTEQELHVKHEGDDRGKLKDSSGYTSGQTAQYVFSGAGLLCKNENCSKQAHENSIYCKLHSGVSKGCMVRGCTRGAHGGTPLCIGHGGGKRCVIPQCPNAACGQGRSDRCVRHGGGMRCKFEGCAKGAQGNTDYCIRHGGGRRCKFEGCTKSAQGRTDFCIKHGGGSRCKFQGCATSAKWGTDFCSVHRKSLLGGDNAIPEALPAPSEKRRRAKKPKKAAKPSETSQENVTTAAIAGNSTQHMGVLLIATPVTNRDILAKGVTVAGQAAIAPTQIVAPLSMKSPTPSGSVATAAERGAGASREMLGL; via the exons ATGCTTGGAACTTCTGTAGAAAAACACACAACAGTAATGGGGCATGACCATATGTCTCGTATAAAG atgcATATGGCAGAAGGTTCTTTTGGTG ACAGGAACCGGTGCCAGCAACCTGGGTGCAATGAGGTTGTCGATGGAAGGGTAGTGTACTGCAAAACTCACAGCGGGGAGTTGTCATGCCAACAGTTCAGTCACCTCCACAGCGGAATGCAGAGCTCAGGTTTATCGGTGCCCCCTGTTAATGACAGCCAGTTTAAGGGATCTATTTCCATTGCAGTGCCATGCACTGAGCAAGAGTTACATGTCAAGCATGAAGGGGATGATCGAGGTAAACTAAAGGATAGTTCTGGGTACACTTCGGGTCAGACTGCACAATATGTCTTCTCTGGGGCAGGCTTGCTTTGCAAGAACGAAAACTgcagcaagcaagcacatgagaaCTCAATCTACTGTAAGTTGCATAGCGGTGTTAGCAAGGGCTGCATGGTACGGGGCTGTACGAGAGGTGCACATGGAGGCACACCTTTGTGCATTGGGCATGGAGGTGGGAAACGGTGTGTGATCCCCCAATGCCCAAATGCAGCATGTGGTCAAGGCCGTAGTGACCGCTGTGTGAGGCATGGTGGTGGTATGAGATGTAAATTTGAAGGGTGTGCAAAGGGCGCACAAGGGAACACCGATTACTGCATAAGACATGGTGGGGGAAGGCGGTGCAAATTTGAAGGATGTACAAAGAGTGCTCAAGGACGCACAGATTTCTGCATTAAGCATGGTGGGGGCAGTCGGTGCAAGTTCCAAGGATGTGCTACAAGCGCAAAATGGGGAACGGATTTCTGCTCTGTCCACAGGAAGAGTTTGTTGGGTGGTGACAATGCTATCCCTGAAGCTTTGCCTGCCCCTTCAGAAAAACGACGCCGGGCCAAGAAGCCCAAAAAGGCAGCAAAGCCGTCTGAGACCTCCCAAGAGAATGTCACAACAGCAGCTATTGCTGGTAACAGCACGCAACACATGGGCGTTCTTCTCATAGCTACCCCTGTTACTAACCGTGACATATTAGCCAAGGGTGTGACAGTGGCGGGGCAAGCTGCAATAGCGCCCACGCAGATAGTGGCGCCGCTGTCCATGAAATCACCAACACCATCTGGATCAGTGGCTACCGCAGCAGAGAGGGGGGCAGGAGCAAGCAGGGAGATGCTGGGTCTGTAG
- the LOC136476580 gene encoding TOM1-like protein 5 isoform X2 produces MAEEMVKAATSDKLKEMDWAKNIEICELVAQDPGKAKDVIKSIKKSIGSRSKSTQLFAVMLLEMLLNNCGEPIHRQVIDNGLLPILVKIVKKKTDLPVREKIFLLLDATQTSLGGAKAKFPQYYEAYYELVSAGVQFSNRPNVVVTRAEVPVPETRTERNNESLSTRLNEAQQEVHTQPAPDASIVQKASSVMEVLRDVLNSMDPRHPEGATDEFVLDLVEQCTFQKQRIIHLVMTSRDEMVVSQAIELNEELHKVLVRHDALLSVHPTTTVASNIKEEEDAESLYRRLRKGKALSQDYTDDSVPSFRSMPEDKLRRPLTIQSPHPDKRLGALNIRSPDCEEARPDPTPLIPPPPAKHAERERFFQEKSIDGVASLPGHLRGLSQHSRDGSSSCSGSTDYGD; encoded by the exons ATGGCTGAGGAAATGGTGAAGGCGGCGACGAGCGACAAGCTCAAGGAGATGGATTGGGCAAAGAACATCGAAATCTGCGAGCTCGTGGCGCAGGATCCTGG GAAAGCGAAGGATGTGATCAAGTCCATAAAAAAGTCTATAGGGAGCAGGAGCAAGAGCACTCAACTCTTTGCTGTTATG CTATTGGAGATGCTTTTGAATAATTGCGGAGAGCCTATCCATAGGCAGGTCATCGATAATGGGCTTCTTCCAATACttgtgaagatagtgaagaaaaAG ACGGATTTACCAGTTCGAGAAAAAATATTTCTTCTGTTAGATGCTACACAAACATCCCTTGGTGGAGCTAAAGCAAAGTTTCCTCAGTACTATGAGGCATACTATGAGTTGGTG TCTGCTGGTGTGCAATTTTCAAATCGCCCAAATGTTGTTGTCACACGAGCAGAAGTGCCAGTCCCCGAGACGAGAACAGAACGAAATAATGAAAGTTTGTCGACCCGATTGAATGAAGCCCAACAGGAAGTGCACACTCAGCCTGCTCCTGATGCAAG TATAGTCCAGAAAGCCTCTAGTGTCATGGAAGTATTGAGGGATGTGCTTAATTCTATGGATCCTAGGCACCCTGAG GGAGCAACGGATGAATTTGTGTTGGATCTTGTCGAGCAATGTACGTTTCAGAAGCAACGAATAATCCACCTTGTTATGACATCAAG GGATGAAATGGTGGTATCACAAGCTATAGAGCTAAATGAAGAGCTACATAAGGTCCTTGTCCGGCATGATGCGTTGCTTTCCGTTCACCCGACAACAACAGTAGCTTCTAATATAAAGGAGGAAGAGGATGCTGAAAGTCTCTATCGGAG ACTGCGGAAGGGGAAAGCTCTGTCGCAGGACTACACAGATGACTCGGTGCCGTCATTCCGATCCATGCCCGAGGACAAGCTGCGGCGGCCGCTGACCATCCAGTCGCCTCACCCCGACAAGAGACTGGGTGCGCTGAACATCCGTTCGCCAGACTGTGAGGAGGCAAGGCCTGATCCCACTCCGCTGATCCCGCCACCACCCGCAAAGCATGCCGAGAGGGAGAGGTTCTTCCAGGAGAAGAGCATCGACGGCGTGGCCAGCCTGCCGGGCCACCTGAGGGGCCTGTCACAGCACAGCCGGGATGGCAGCAGCTCATGTAGTGGCAGCACTGATTACGGCGACTGA
- the LOC136472404 gene encoding glycolipid transfer protein 2-like: MERKRKEMEKGKSELRLAMEELRMCSPGDGEEEQVQVQQVKVQEQPKSSTMDLLSVSKQLIHVLDEIGPTLLVLRQDIQENVQRLQDLHERDSSKYASLTAIVTEEMEQGTAKKTKSCTRAIIWLSRSINFSKYLLERLLKTPESSLEEIVEEAYGNTLKPWHGWISSAAYKVALKLIPEREFFIALLMGNCQDFEDLAEDAKMLSYAVQPLLEEIDAISAKHNLDKMKSS; the protein is encoded by the exons ATGGAGAGGAAACGGAAGGAGATGGAGAAGGGCAAGTCTGAGCTGAGACTGGCCATGGAGGAGCTCCGTATGTGCAGTCCAGGAGatggggaggaggagcaggtgcaggtgcagcagGTGAAAGTGCAGGAGCAGCCCAAGTCATCCACCATGGACCTCCTCTCTGTCTCCAAGCAGCTCATCCATGTCCTTG ACGAGATTGGGCCGACTTTGCTAGTCCTGAGGCAGGACATTCAGGAAAATGTTCAG AGATTACAAGATCTGCATGAAAGAGACTCTTCCAAATATGCGAGCTTGACGGCGATAGTTACCGAGGAAATGGAGCAAGGGACAGCAAAGAAGACCAAAAGCTGCACCAGAGCTATCATCTGGCTGTCTAGGTCAATAAATTTCTCAAAATATTTACTGGAGAGGCTGCTGAAAACTCCTGAGTCGAGCCTGGAAGAGATTGTCGAAGAAGCCTATGGAAATACTCTGAAGCCATGGCATGGCTGGATCTCATCAGCTGCTTACAAG GTAGCACTGAAGCTCATCCCAGAAAGAGAATTCTTCATAGCACTGCTGATGGGTAACTGTCAAGACTTTGAGGATCTTGCAGAAGATGCCAAGATGCTGTCCTATGCTGTCCAGCCCCTGTTAGAGGAGATCGATGCAATTTCG GCTAAGCACAACTTGGACAAGATGAAATCCTCTTAG
- the LOC136476580 gene encoding TOM1-like protein 5 isoform X1, translating to MLKSAIFTLGMASLQQAGISSRPFPRPALWNTGLDLLVSERRRGNRVKEAHGEKMAEEMVKAATSDKLKEMDWAKNIEICELVAQDPGKAKDVIKSIKKSIGSRSKSTQLFAVMLLEMLLNNCGEPIHRQVIDNGLLPILVKIVKKKTDLPVREKIFLLLDATQTSLGGAKAKFPQYYEAYYELVSAGVQFSNRPNVVVTRAEVPVPETRTERNNESLSTRLNEAQQEVHTQPAPDASIVQKASSVMEVLRDVLNSMDPRHPEGATDEFVLDLVEQCTFQKQRIIHLVMTSRDEMVVSQAIELNEELHKVLVRHDALLSVHPTTTVASNIKEEEDAESLYRRLRKGKALSQDYTDDSVPSFRSMPEDKLRRPLTIQSPHPDKRLGALNIRSPDCEEARPDPTPLIPPPPAKHAERERFFQEKSIDGVASLPGHLRGLSQHSRDGSSSCSGSTDYGD from the exons ATGCTCAAAAGCGCGATCTTTACGCTCGGAATGGCTTCGTTGCAGCAGGCAGGGATTTCTTCTCGCCCTTTTCCTCGCCCGGCGCTGTGGAATACGGGCCTGGATTTGCTCGTGAGTGAGAGGAGGAGGGGTAATAGAGTGAAGGAGGCGCACGGGGAGAAGATGGCTGAGGAAATGGTGAAGGCGGCGACGAGCGACAAGCTCAAGGAGATGGATTGGGCAAAGAACATCGAAATCTGCGAGCTCGTGGCGCAGGATCCTGG GAAAGCGAAGGATGTGATCAAGTCCATAAAAAAGTCTATAGGGAGCAGGAGCAAGAGCACTCAACTCTTTGCTGTTATG CTATTGGAGATGCTTTTGAATAATTGCGGAGAGCCTATCCATAGGCAGGTCATCGATAATGGGCTTCTTCCAATACttgtgaagatagtgaagaaaaAG ACGGATTTACCAGTTCGAGAAAAAATATTTCTTCTGTTAGATGCTACACAAACATCCCTTGGTGGAGCTAAAGCAAAGTTTCCTCAGTACTATGAGGCATACTATGAGTTGGTG TCTGCTGGTGTGCAATTTTCAAATCGCCCAAATGTTGTTGTCACACGAGCAGAAGTGCCAGTCCCCGAGACGAGAACAGAACGAAATAATGAAAGTTTGTCGACCCGATTGAATGAAGCCCAACAGGAAGTGCACACTCAGCCTGCTCCTGATGCAAG TATAGTCCAGAAAGCCTCTAGTGTCATGGAAGTATTGAGGGATGTGCTTAATTCTATGGATCCTAGGCACCCTGAG GGAGCAACGGATGAATTTGTGTTGGATCTTGTCGAGCAATGTACGTTTCAGAAGCAACGAATAATCCACCTTGTTATGACATCAAG GGATGAAATGGTGGTATCACAAGCTATAGAGCTAAATGAAGAGCTACATAAGGTCCTTGTCCGGCATGATGCGTTGCTTTCCGTTCACCCGACAACAACAGTAGCTTCTAATATAAAGGAGGAAGAGGATGCTGAAAGTCTCTATCGGAG ACTGCGGAAGGGGAAAGCTCTGTCGCAGGACTACACAGATGACTCGGTGCCGTCATTCCGATCCATGCCCGAGGACAAGCTGCGGCGGCCGCTGACCATCCAGTCGCCTCACCCCGACAAGAGACTGGGTGCGCTGAACATCCGTTCGCCAGACTGTGAGGAGGCAAGGCCTGATCCCACTCCGCTGATCCCGCCACCACCCGCAAAGCATGCCGAGAGGGAGAGGTTCTTCCAGGAGAAGAGCATCGACGGCGTGGCCAGCCTGCCGGGCCACCTGAGGGGCCTGTCACAGCACAGCCGGGATGGCAGCAGCTCATGTAGTGGCAGCACTGATTACGGCGACTGA
- the LOC136476582 gene encoding phosphatidylinositol-3-phosphatase SAC1-like, which produces MAAGAAAEVDDPSLAATLEKFRLYETRARFYVIGSSREKRWFRVLKIDRSEPSELNVSEDPVWYSLQEVKSLLQRIDEGNRCTGGLTFVTKAYGIAGCIKFLESYYLILVTKRRQIGCICGHAIYCIDESQMITIPHSSVQTDVATSKNELRYKKLLASVDLTKDFFYSYTYPIMQSLQQNVTSAGLKEMPYENLFVWNTFLTEPIRSRCHNTLWTVALVHGHFKQVKLSIFGREINVVLSSRRSRHFAGTRYLKRGVNDHGKVANDVETEQIVFEEEAGSWKGRMSAVVQMRGSIPLFWSQEASRLSPKPDIFVQRYDPTYEATKLHFDDLARRYGHPIIILNLIKTVEKRPREMMLRREYCRAVEYLNQNVPEEKKLRFIHWDFHKFAKSKSANVLGVLGKVAGEALDLTGFYYSGKPKVQKKRSIQLSRTSTARDGSLDIRASSGDLSRLSSNAEALSSTGFQDMRNEANKQEFLGDTPCYQTGVLRTNCIDCLDRTNVAQYAYGLAALGRQLHAMGLTDVSKIHPDSSIASALMEMYQSMGDALAHQYGGSAAHNTVFPERQGKWKATTQSREFLKSIKRYYSNAYTDGEKQDAINLFLGYFQPQEGKPALWELDTDYYLHVTTAGDDLMSDSYHLSSAPGNNVFVGFGAALNPGTTLSPVPACKEDFSRMKLTSFDKLIERTCSSIRNVRLHCDADLKLSGGVGTSGMAPDAAEIQLKSPNWLFGQRKHTETMPTARVALAENVNEGNKDESNVSLCGELNWLSSSAESCEEDIFRRYLAFTTADVENGWYGGTLIYDRDENSGAYKHYSELCQGAVMDPFEHDPEKERHYAEALSVDLDVSNDARVEAEMQAALDDYQIIGSDLSIIPSCGALAEDPSQLTRWIIGDEKLLVGAAQ; this is translated from the exons AtggcggcgggggcggcggcggaggtggacGACCCGTCGCTGGCGGCGACCCTGGAGAAGTTCCGCCTCTACGAGACGCGCGCG AGGTTCTACGTGATCGGGAGCTCGCGGGAGAAGCGCTGGTTCCGGGTGCTCAAGATCGACCGCTCCGAGCCCTCCGAGCTCAACGTCAGCGAGGACCCCGTCTGGTACTCGCTGCAGGAGGTCAAGAGCCTTCTCCAGCGGATCGACGAGGGCAACCGGTGCACCGGTGGACTCACCTTCGTCACCAAGGCCTACGGCATCGCAG GTTGCATCAAGTTCCTGGAGTCATATTACCTGATTTTAGTCACCAAGCGCCGCCAAATCGGTTGCATTTGCGGGCATGCTATATATTGTATAGATGAGAGCCAGATGATCACCATCCCACACTCGTCAGTGCAAACAGATGTCGCGACCTCTAAGAATGAGCTGAG GTACAAGAAGCTTTTGGCTAGTGTTGATCTCACCAAGGATTTCTTCTATAGCTACACATATCCCATCATGCAAAGCCTGCAGCAGAATGTTACTTCTGCAGGGTTGAAGGAAATGCCTTATGAAAATTTGTTTGTCTGGAACACTTTCCTGACAGAGCCAATACGTTCAAGGTGTCACAATACTCTCTGGACAGTAGCTCTTGTCCACGGGCACTTCAAGCAA GTCAAGCTGTCAATTTTTGGCAGAGAGATAAATGTTGTTCTCAGCTCTAGAAGATCCCGACACTTTGCTGGGACAAG GTATTTGAAAAGAGGTGTGAATGACCATGGAAAAGTTGCTAATGATGTTGAAACAGAGCAGATAGTCTTTGAAGAAGAGGCTGGTTCCTGGAAGGGAAGAATGAGTGCTGTAGTACAGATGCGAGGATCAATCCCTCTCTTTTGGTCACAAGAGGCTTCTCGACTTAGTCCTAAGCCTGATATTTTTG TACAGAGATATGATCCCACATATGAAGCAACAAAATTACATTTTGATGATCTCGCCCGGCGATATGGACATCCTATCATAATACTTAATTTGATAAAG ACTGTTGAAAAAAGGCCACGTGAAATGATGCTCAGGCGTGAATATTGTAGAGCTGTTGAATATCTTAATCAAAATGTCCCAGAGGAGAAGAAGTTGAGATTCATCCACTGGGATTTTCATAAATTTGCTAAAAG CAAATCTGCAAATGTACTAGGTGTTTTAGGAAAAGTTGCAGGTGAAGCACTGGACCTTACTGGGTTTTACTACAGCGGAAAGCCAAAAGTCCAGAAAAAAAGGTCAATTCAGCTTAGTCGAACTAGCACTGCAAG GGATGGCTCCCTTGATATAAGGGCTAGTTCTGGAGATCTTTCAAGGCTCTCTAGTAATGCTGAAGCACTTAGTTCTACAGGCTTTCAGGATATGAGAAATGAGGCTAACAAACAAGAGTTTCTTGGTGATACTCCCTGTTACCAAACTGGAGTTCTTCGTACAAATTGCATTGATTGCCTGGATCGCACAAATGTTGCACAGTATGCTTATGGCCTTGCTGCTTTGGGGAGGCAACTTCATGCAATGGGACTGACAGATGTTTCAAAAATCCACCCTGATAGCAGCATTGCTTCCGCTTTGATGGAAATGTACCAGAGCATGGGTGATGCACTTGCCCATCAGTATGGAGGATCTGCGGCACATAACACG GTTTTCCCTGAGAGGCAAGGGAAGTGGAAGGCTACTACTCAGTCTCGGGAGTTCCTGAAATCAATTAAACGGTATTACAGTAATGCCTACACTGATGGTGAGAAGCAGGATGCTATAAATCT ATTTCTTGGGTATTTTCAACCACAAGAAGGAAAACCAGCTCTTTGGGAGCTGGATACCGATTACTATCTTCATGTGACAACAGCTGGGGATGATCTTATGTCTGATAGCTATCACTTGAG TTCTGCACCTGGAAATAATGTGTTTGTGGGATTTGGAGCTGCATTGAACCCTGGAACCACATTGAGCCCTGTTCCAGCATGTAAAGAGGATTTCTCAAGGATGAAACTTACTTCATTTGACAAACTTATAGAAAGAACATGTAGTTCAATAAGGAATGTAAGACTTCATTGTGATGCTGATCTAAAGCTAAGTGGAGGTGTTGGAACTTCTGGAATGGCGCCAGATGCAGC TGAGATACAGCTTAAAAGCCCAAACTGGTTGTTTGGTCAAAGAAAACATACAGAGACAATGCCAACTGCAAGAGTTGCCCTGGCTGAAAACGTGAACGAGGGGAACAAAGATGAGTCAAATGTCTCACTTTGTGGGGAACTGAATTGGCTATCCTCCTCAGCTGAATCATGTGAGGAGGACATTTTCAGAAG GTATCTTGCATTCACAACAGCGGATGTAGAGAATGGCTGGTACGGTGGAACACTTATATATGACCGAGATGAAAACAGCGGGGCTTACAAGCACTATTCTGAACTCTGCCAG GGAGCTGTCATGGATCCTTTTGAGCATGACCCTGAGAAAGAGCGGCATTATGCGGAGGCCCTTAGTGTGGATCTCGATGTTTCGAATGATGCACGGGTAGAGGCCGAAATGCAAGCCGCGCTGGATGACTACCAGATCATAGGGTCAGACCTGAGCATTATCCCTTCATGCGGAGCACTCGCAGAGGATCCGAGCCAGCTGACGAGGTGGATCATTGGAGATGAGAAGCTGCTTGTGGGTGCTGCACAGTAG